One Aspergillus oryzae RIB40 DNA, chromosome 2 genomic window carries:
- a CDS encoding uncharacterized protein (predicted protein) produces the protein MEKLPVEILAKIIDYLTPHEQVQLQSVSKRFFGLARDNNLWRLHCYEQSWAAANASYSGNRASARRVTDSTTPLSSLGQTSLRSLIQPDISLSNGDQNVSFAERSRAAATWDPSYEGEDIDWYSEYIARNGPISFNWLQQPFTKEDEGKKTHREVKGMGLLRDWSSARQNKAIAPLDDGSVCIWDLNHSHSIGSQSTKGRILGVSQPGILMANLSGRRDNSAAKLGLEFINLGECVSVDSIRRRAYLAVSNVLNEVDLETLSVISQQRYPWSIFALSQETDYSVPLTLATTLSLHIYDGRLSATEEEEAINLRCEKPTLSLVPKSRIYAPPDSPLLQLQPNGQPPHRIRSPNPLETGEDYAPLFQPGPLALLHPPAPHVNSIFLAGRFPSILQYDRRFFPRLQNTIHSGGRLCGLASVPAPQFPLSSGLSCPDSHKVVACGEYKGKGSLELYSLTPLGVQGENGPSDLSSSLSQVYQNRQSSASLKVLSVESHGTRIVYSDGDGNVKWVERDGRAEVRRFNINDYKPRRKNEQDSSGFNTNMQGESEEEARGLWNDSSSPRSNDEVARKILPTGGNLTGDELLVWTGERVGRIRFADTHDYDEDEEEDDLIDVSEDMDSAKREELRNRRRELRMREREYSSMMRRALERQADEVRRMGGLGLQHH, from the exons atggagaagctgcCCGTAGAGATTCTTGCTAAGATAATTGACT ATCTCACGCCGCATGAGCAGGTGCAGCTCCAGTCTGTCTCGAAGAGATTCTTCGGCCTCGCGCGGGACAATAACCTATGGAGACTCCATTGTTATGAACAATCATGGGCCGCCGCAAACGCCTCCTACTCGGGCAACAGGGCCTCGGCACGCCGTGTCACAGATTCCACTACTCCCCTTAGCTCATTGGGCCAGACTTCTCTCCGTTCCCTAATTCAACCAGATATTTCGCTCTCAAACGGGGATCAGAATGTGTCATTTGCCGAACGGTCAAGAGCAGCAGCGACGTGGGATCCGTCGTATGAGGGTGAAGATATCGACTGGTATTCGGAGTATATTGCTCGCAATGGACCGATATCCTTCAATTGGCTCCAGCAGCCCTTTacaaaagaagacgaagggaAAAAGACACACCGCGAGGTCAAAGGTATGGGGTTGCTCCGGGATTGGAGCTCTGCGCGACAGAACAAGGCTATCGCACCATTAGACGACGGCAGTGTTTGCATTTGGGACCTAAATCATTCCCATTCAATCGGGTCTCAATCTACTAAAGGCAGGATTCTTGGAGTTAGCCAGCCGGGCATTCTAATGGCTAATCTATCTGGCCGGAGGGATAACTCGGCGGCTAAACTAGGGCTGGAGTTTATTAATCTTGGGGAATGTGTGAGCGTGGACTCCATTCGTCGAAGAGCATATCTCGCTGTTTCCAATGTGTTGAATGAAGTCGATCTCGAGACGCTGAGTGTGATCTCACAGCAGCGTTATCCTTGGTCGATCTTTGCCCTGTCTCAAGAGACAGATTACTCTGTGCCCTTAACTCTAGCTACTACTTTGAGCCTTCACATATACGATGGTCGGCTATCTGcaaccgaggaagaagaggccattAATCTTCGGTGTGAAAAGCCAACACTCTCGTTGGTCCCAAAATCACGGATATATGCTCCTCCGGattccccccttctccagCTTCAGCCCAACGGACAGCCTCCCCATCGCATACGGAGCCCCAACCCCCTAGAAACAGGTGAAGATTATGCTCCTTTGTTCCAACCAGGACCACTTGCTCTGCTGCACCCCCCAGCCCCTCACGTGAATTCCATATTCCTTGCCGGGCGATTCCCAAGCATCTTGCAATATGACCGGCGGTTCTTTCCCCGCTTGCAGAACACGATTCACTCGGGAGGCCGTTTATGCGGCCTCGCCTCTGTCCCAGCGCCACAGTTTCCTCTGTCTTCTGGTTTGTCCTGTCCGGACTCGCATAAGGTTGTCGCCTGTGGTGAAtacaaaggcaaaggctcCCTCGAGCTATACAGCCTTACACCATTAGGTGTACAAGGAGAGAATGGACCATCAGATCTGTCGTCCAGCTTATCACAAGTGTATCAAAACAGACAGAGTTCTGCGAGCCTGAAGGTGTTATCAGTCGAGTCGCACGGCACCCGTATAGTCTAttctgatggagatgggaaCGTTAAGTGGGTTGAACGAGACGGCCGAGCCGAAGTTCGTCGGTTCAACATCAACGATTACAAACCTCGCCGGAAGAATGAACAAGACTCATCTGGATTCAACACTAATATGCAAGGTgagagcgaagaggaggccCGCGGCCTGTGGAATGACTCATCTAGCCCTCGGAGCAACGACGAGGTTGCTCGGAAGATTCTACCTACCGGTGGAAATTTAACGGGAGATGAACTCCTCGTCTGGACAGGCGAACGTGTTGGCCGCATTAGATTCGCCGATACGCATGActacgatgaagacgaagaggaagacgatcTCATCGATGTCAGCGAAGACATGGACAGCGCTAAACGTGAGGAGTTACGAAACAGGAGACGTGAGTTACGTATGCGAGAGCGTGAATATTCCAGCATGATGCGGAGAGCTTTAGAAAGACAGGCCGATGAAGTACGGCGGATGGGAGGCTTAGGGCT
- a CDS encoding putative serine/threonine protein kinase (checkpoint kinase and related serine/threonine protein kinases) translates to MHHSQLAPLPNDLPFRIVSKTIGQGAYACIKKACPSHTDNPVFAVKFIHKEYAARHGKISSRQLQMEATVHKHIGDHNNIISFFQTGEDGVWRWIAMELAEGGDLFDKIEADEGVGEDIAHVYFSQLVSAVGYMHSKGVGHRDIKPENMLLTADGNLKIADFGLATLFEYKGVTKLSTTFCGSPPYIAPEVITCSNKNNMKGLGYRPDLVDIWSCGIVLFVLLAGNTPWDSPTENSYEFHEYVATNARTTDELWQQLPVATLSLLRGMLNIDPASRFSLEDVRRHPWYTRQNRFLSPDGRLRDPINMATTMFESLHIDFSQDPLARRANSGVEPCRMDMDIGDLDTDFRISSTQPEMPSGHMLVDWDTPHLTDVFSSTQPMGQPLSVDNSYVADTLEDEPSMSQFSPHPSVPLSRTQKAQQFRDIVPSRPLTRFYSIWELKILVPLICEALHRLGVPVPSVPAVSASDASAMIRIVTRDGRMCTLQGKVIIECVSEGLFEIEFMKVKGDPLEWRRFFKRVAVLCIDAVYMPEG, encoded by the exons ATGCACCACTCTCAACTCGCCCCGTTGCCAAACGATTTGCCCTTTCGTATTGTCTCCAAGACAATCGGCCAGGGTGCCTACGCGTG CATCAAAAAGGCATGTCCATCGCACACGGATAATCCGGTCTTCGCCGTGAAATTCATTCATAAAGAATACGCCGCGCGACATGGCAAGATCAGCTCACGGCAATTGCAAATGGAAGCGACAGTACACAAACACATCGGCGATcataataatataatatcaTTCTTCCAAACCGGAGAGGATGGGGTATGGAGATGGATCGCTATGGAATTGGCTGAGGGAGGCGATCTTTTTGATAAGATCGAGGCTGATGAAGGTGTGGGGGAGGATATCGCTCATGTTTATTTCTCACAACTTGTCAGTGCAGTGGGATATATGCACTCGAAAGGCGTGGGCCATCGTGATATCAAACCGGAAAACATGCTCTTGACGGCAGATGGGAATCTGAAAATCGCGGATTTTGGCCTGGCAACTTTGTTCGAGTACAAAGGAGTGACAAAGCTTTCCACCACTTTCTGTGGCAGTCCACCTTATATTGCACCGGAGGTCATTACTTGCagcaacaaaaacaacatgAAAGGATTAGGTTACCGACCGGATCTGGTCGACATTTGGTCATGTGGCATTGTCCTTTTCGTTCTCCTGGCCGGCAATACACCATGGGATAGCCCAACAGAGAATAGCTACGAGTTCCACGAATATGTCGCAACTAATGCACGGACAACTGATGAACTATGGCAACAGTTGCCAGTCGCGACATTGTCATTACTACGGGGTATGCTAAATATCGACCCAGCCAGCCGCTTCTCTTTGGAAGATGTTAGGAGGCACCCTTGGTACACACGACAGAATAGGTTCTTATCACCCGATGGCAGACTCAGAGACCCGATCAATATGGCTACAACCATGTTCGAGTCTCTTCATATTGACTTCTCCCAGGATCCCCTGGCTCGGCGAGCGAATAGTGGTGTTGAGCCTTGCCGaatggacatggacataGGAGATCTAGACACCGACTTCAGGATCTCATCGACGCAGCCTGAGATGCCAAGCGGCCACATGCTAGTTGATTGGGATACGCCTCACCTAACTGACGTATTTTCATCCACTCAACCGATGGGGCAGCCTCTCTCTGTGGACAACAGCTATGTAGCTGACACGCTTGAAGATGAGCCGTCTATGTCACAGTTTTCTCCTCATCCGTCTGTGCCTCTCAGCCGAACGCAGAAAGCACAACAGTTCCGTGATATAGTGCCATCCCGGCCTTTAACTCGCTTCTACTCCATATGGGAACTAAAAATCCTTGTACCCCTCATCTGCGAGGCTCTGCATCGTTTGGGGGTGCCCGTGCCCTCAGTACCAGCGGTTTCTGCCAGTGATGCGTCGGCAATGATCAGAATTGTAACCAGGGATGGCCGAATGTGTACGCTGCAGGGTAAGGTCATCATTGAATGCGTGTCAGAGGGTCTATTTGAGATTGAATTTATGAAAGTGAAAGGTGACCCGCTTGAATGGCGTCGTTTCTTTAAAAGAGTTGCTGTTCTTTGCATAGACGCCGTTTACATGCCTGAGGGCTAA